A genomic window from Agreia sp. COWG includes:
- a CDS encoding type I restriction endonuclease, with protein MEFAELLAALAQKVRNQRDAIQTEEATKNAFVMPFISTILGYDVFNPLEVVPEFTADVGVKRGEKVDYAIMRDGEVQILIECKKSTEPLRIEHASQLFRYFAVTNARIAVLTNGETYQFYTDLDAPNRMDDKPFLVLDLLDIDDSLISELKKLSKDVFDLDSVINAAEELKYIGQIKRTLAAQFKDPHDDWVRFFTTRVYDGAFTAKVREQFTSLVTKATKQFLNDQVNERLKTALGGSNFSVVDPNIAETAVTSQPVVEDDLDRDTEIDTTLEELEGYQIVKAIACGEVKPQRIVHRDAKSYFAVLLDDNNRKPIARLHFNSKKQKYVGVFDTEKNETRHPIASLEEIYQHAEEIRSIVRHYES; from the coding sequence ATGGAGTTTGCCGAGCTACTAGCTGCGTTGGCGCAGAAGGTTCGAAATCAGAGGGACGCGATCCAGACCGAGGAGGCGACGAAGAACGCATTCGTCATGCCGTTCATCTCGACAATCCTGGGCTACGACGTGTTCAACCCCCTCGAGGTCGTGCCGGAGTTCACCGCCGATGTGGGCGTGAAGCGCGGCGAGAAGGTCGATTACGCGATCATGCGTGACGGCGAGGTACAGATCCTCATCGAGTGCAAGAAGTCGACGGAGCCGCTGAGAATCGAGCACGCCTCGCAGCTCTTCCGCTACTTCGCAGTCACGAACGCCCGCATCGCGGTACTCACCAACGGCGAGACCTACCAGTTCTATACCGACCTTGACGCACCGAACCGCATGGACGACAAGCCATTCCTCGTGCTGGATCTGCTGGATATCGACGACAGCCTGATCTCGGAGTTGAAGAAGCTCAGCAAAGACGTCTTCGACCTCGATTCGGTCATCAACGCCGCTGAAGAGCTGAAATACATCGGGCAGATCAAGCGCACCCTGGCTGCTCAGTTCAAAGACCCGCACGACGACTGGGTTCGTTTTTTCACGACTCGCGTCTACGACGGAGCGTTCACGGCGAAGGTGCGCGAACAGTTCACCTCGCTCGTGACAAAGGCGACAAAGCAGTTCTTGAACGATCAAGTCAACGAGCGGCTCAAGACCGCCCTCGGCGGTTCCAACTTCTCGGTCGTCGATCCCAATATCGCCGAGACGGCGGTGACGAGCCAGCCTGTCGTCGAAGACGATCTCGACCGCGACACCGAGATCGACACCACGCTCGAGGAACTCGAGGGGTACCAGATCGTGAAGGCGATCGCCTGCGGTGAGGTCAAGCCACAACGCATCGTTCACCGCGACGCCAAGTCGTACTTCGCAGTCCTGCTCGACGACAACAACCGCAAGCCGATCGCCCGGCTGCACTTCAATTCGAAGAAGCAGAAGTACGTGGGCGTCTTCGACACCGAGAAGAACGAGACCCGCCACCCGATCGCATCGCTCGAAGAGATCTATCAGCACGCCGAAGAGATCCGCAGCATCGTGCGCCACTACGAGAGCTAG
- a CDS encoding HNH endonuclease signature motif containing protein codes for MDLLDASLGDIAARLRELLAADRGASSLAGSPSGSGAGLAGDDLLRAAHQWEAIGRAGDAARIWVAAEIENDSRRELEANGLAYRHGFGSAKKALAATARISERTAGARIALGRQLRSSTSLTGLPLPSLFPAVSTAFFAAQIGADAASMICRTLGEVIPRIGWSEAVDEAERRLVAAACETIAPAPADPVDTADPVDAAADSTDMAPDGDESPPADPCGAVGVYTVDELTRLAMRVREHLDPDGAEPRDAVKQSLRGFSYPKVGADGMARGRYALPPLQLGVFLAAVDSILSPRTAEVAGPAVAGVRGGGAASGEGAGAFEKVGGAGGGASGAVADGDLVDAMPDGDLVDGMPDVRTSQQTLLDAVMALIELAASSPAASRLNGAAPTVNVHVSLSDLEQGRGVGWIDGCTEPIPMSSVEMLRCDGDTIFTLFGAAGEVLNQGKTQRLATGRQRRALAARDGGCVMPGCSAPPSRCQAHHVIPWVSETFALGRTDIGNLALLCPFHHSTIHTSAWRLVMIHGKPHVRLPNWRDPEGVPRPVGKQRVGSVW; via the coding sequence ATGGACCTCCTCGATGCTTCCCTCGGCGACATCGCCGCGCGGTTGCGCGAGCTGCTCGCTGCAGATCGGGGGGCTTCATCTCTGGCGGGGTCTCCGTCTGGCTCGGGCGCTGGCCTGGCGGGCGACGATCTTCTGCGGGCCGCCCACCAGTGGGAGGCCATCGGGCGGGCCGGTGATGCTGCCCGAATCTGGGTCGCCGCCGAGATCGAGAACGACTCCCGTCGCGAACTCGAGGCGAACGGGCTCGCCTATCGCCACGGCTTCGGCAGCGCGAAGAAGGCGCTCGCGGCTACCGCCCGCATCTCAGAACGCACGGCCGGCGCCCGCATCGCCCTCGGTCGGCAGCTTCGGTCGTCGACCTCGCTCACCGGGCTGCCGCTTCCGAGCCTCTTTCCTGCGGTGTCGACGGCCTTCTTCGCGGCGCAAATCGGCGCCGACGCCGCATCCATGATCTGCCGCACGCTGGGCGAGGTCATCCCTCGCATCGGCTGGTCCGAGGCCGTCGACGAGGCCGAACGGCGGCTGGTCGCGGCGGCATGCGAGACGATTGCGCCGGCGCCAGCTGATCCCGTCGACACTGCTGATCCGGTCGACGCTGCGGCCGACTCGACCGACATGGCACCGGATGGCGACGAGTCGCCCCCAGCCGACCCCTGCGGCGCGGTCGGCGTCTACACGGTCGACGAACTGACTCGCCTCGCCATGCGGGTTCGCGAGCACCTCGACCCCGACGGCGCGGAACCGCGCGACGCCGTGAAGCAGTCGCTGCGGGGGTTCAGCTACCCCAAGGTGGGCGCCGACGGCATGGCGCGGGGGCGGTACGCGCTTCCGCCGCTGCAGCTCGGGGTGTTTTTGGCCGCGGTCGACTCGATCCTGAGTCCGCGCACGGCAGAGGTGGCTGGGCCTGCTGTTGCTGGAGTGAGGGGAGGCGGTGCCGCGTCGGGTGAGGGCGCTGGCGCCTTTGAAAAGGTGGGCGGCGCGGGCGGTGGCGCATCCGGTGCCGTGGCCGACGGCGATCTTGTCGACGCGATGCCCGACGGCGATCTTGTCGACGGGATGCCCGACGTGCGCACCTCGCAGCAGACGCTTCTCGACGCGGTGATGGCCCTGATCGAGCTGGCGGCGTCGTCGCCGGCGGCCTCGCGGCTGAACGGTGCGGCGCCGACTGTGAACGTGCATGTCAGCCTGAGCGACCTCGAACAGGGGCGCGGCGTCGGGTGGATCGACGGCTGCACCGAGCCGATTCCGATGAGCTCTGTCGAGATGCTGCGCTGCGATGGCGACACGATCTTCACTCTCTTCGGCGCGGCCGGAGAGGTGCTGAACCAGGGCAAGACGCAGCGCCTCGCGACCGGGCGGCAGCGACGGGCTCTCGCGGCCCGGGATGGCGGCTGCGTGATGCCGGGCTGCTCGGCGCCGCCGTCACGCTGCCAGGCGCACCACGTTATTCCGTGGGTGAGCGAGACGTTCGCGCTCGGAAGAACCGACATCGGCAACCTGGCACTGCTCTGCCCATTTCACCATTCGACGATCCACACGTCGGCCTGGCGACTCGTGATGATCCACGGAAAACCGCACGTGCGATTGCCGAACTGGCGCGACCCCGAGGGAGTGCCGAGGCCGGTGGGCAAGCAGCGGGTGGGGTCGGTGTGGTGA
- a CDS encoding MerR family transcriptional regulator has product MKIGELSKRTGIPPRMLRYYEEQGLIIPGRLPNGYRDYDEHLVDRAMKIRGLLDSGIPTRIIGDMLPCLDQPQSIFVADPDPALRTLLAGERDRMAERIAFLESSRAALVRYIEAMDRCDASRRENPDHADPREPCDTLLAERL; this is encoded by the coding sequence ATGAAAATCGGGGAACTATCGAAGCGCACGGGCATCCCGCCCCGCATGCTGCGCTACTACGAAGAACAGGGCCTGATCATCCCGGGCCGCCTACCCAACGGCTACCGCGACTACGACGAACACCTGGTCGATCGGGCGATGAAGATCCGCGGACTCCTCGACTCCGGCATTCCCACACGCATCATCGGCGACATGCTGCCGTGCCTCGATCAACCGCAGAGCATCTTCGTGGCCGATCCCGATCCCGCGCTGCGCACACTCCTCGCCGGCGAGCGCGACCGGATGGCGGAACGCATCGCGTTTCTCGAGAGCAGTCGCGCGGCGCTCGTTCGCTACATCGAGGCCATGGACCGCTGCGACGCCTCGCGGCGAGAGAACCCCGACCACGCCGACCCTCGAGAACCGTGCGACACCCTGCTGGCCGAGCGGCTCTAG
- a CDS encoding NADPH-dependent F420 reductase: MHRAALVIITTRELTITMKRIGIIGSGAIGTAIARLAVGADYEVVIANSRGPQSLTELVDELGPRAQAGEVDAAARFGEVAVLAIPLIAYTALPAGVLDGRTVLSTGNYYPHREGRIAELDGLETTTAEYEQALLPGIRLVKAFNNIVAHHIPLLAGSQPRTALAVAGDDQAAKAQVSAVVGDLGFDVVDAGSLEESWRFEPSSGAYTKIYAASQEGFAADYLPDRGAAVTAERLRELLAASYRPDVAARQF; encoded by the coding sequence GTGCACAGGGCTGCGCTCGTCATCATCACGACCAGGGAGCTCACGATCACTATGAAGCGAATCGGAATCATCGGCAGCGGAGCCATCGGAACGGCGATCGCGCGGCTCGCCGTCGGCGCCGACTATGAGGTCGTGATCGCGAACTCGCGCGGCCCGCAGTCTCTGACGGAGCTGGTCGACGAGCTCGGGCCCCGCGCGCAGGCCGGCGAGGTGGATGCCGCAGCCCGCTTCGGCGAGGTCGCCGTTCTGGCCATCCCGCTCATCGCCTACACCGCTCTGCCAGCGGGTGTGCTCGACGGTCGCACGGTGCTCTCGACGGGAAACTACTATCCCCACCGCGAGGGGCGCATCGCCGAGCTGGACGGCCTCGAGACGACGACGGCGGAGTACGAGCAGGCGCTTTTGCCCGGCATTCGTCTGGTCAAGGCGTTCAACAACATCGTGGCCCACCACATCCCGTTGCTCGCCGGGTCGCAGCCGCGAACCGCTCTTGCGGTGGCAGGCGACGACCAGGCTGCGAAGGCGCAGGTCTCGGCCGTGGTCGGCGACCTGGGTTTCGACGTCGTCGACGCCGGGAGCCTCGAGGAGTCGTGGCGTTTCGAGCCCTCATCCGGTGCGTACACGAAGATCTACGCGGCCAGCCAAGAGGGGTTCGCCGCCGACTACCTCCCCGATCGCGGAGCTGCGGTGACGGCCGAACGTCTGAGGGAGCTGCTCGCGGCCTCGTATCGGCCCGATGTCGCGGCTCGGCAGTTTTAG
- a CDS encoding ATP-binding cassette domain-containing protein has translation MINAVEVEELSLTIDDVALLQPTSFSLASGDALVVTGSNGSGKTTLLRILAGLVRPTSGAARIHGSAIDERSAAFRRVVSGAIGRPPVARDLTLEEHLALVAATWGEPVDAARERAAGELERWQLGALRRRFPHELSSGQSQLFALTLAVVRPYEVLLLDEPEQRLDADRLGVVIEVLRGEISAGRTVVFATHSSVLAGAVATRTLRLGDGVLGGGGLGSEALGDGELDGELEGETSGGDARDAGE, from the coding sequence GTGATCAACGCCGTCGAAGTCGAAGAACTGTCGCTGACGATCGACGACGTTGCCCTCCTGCAGCCCACATCGTTTTCGCTCGCGTCGGGTGACGCGCTTGTCGTGACCGGGTCGAATGGATCGGGCAAGACCACCTTGCTGCGGATTCTCGCCGGGCTCGTGCGGCCCACATCGGGAGCGGCGCGCATTCACGGTTCGGCCATCGACGAGCGGAGTGCTGCTTTTCGGCGGGTGGTCAGCGGGGCGATCGGGCGGCCTCCCGTGGCTCGCGACCTGACGCTCGAGGAGCACCTCGCCCTGGTTGCCGCGACGTGGGGTGAGCCCGTCGACGCTGCGCGGGAGCGGGCCGCGGGCGAGCTCGAGCGGTGGCAGCTGGGTGCTCTTCGGCGCCGGTTTCCGCATGAGTTGTCGTCGGGGCAGTCGCAGCTGTTCGCTTTGACGCTCGCGGTGGTGCGTCCGTATGAGGTGCTGCTGCTCGATGAGCCCGAGCAGCGCTTGGATGCCGATCGGCTCGGCGTTGTGATCGAGGTGCTGCGGGGCGAGATCTCGGCCGGGCGCACTGTGGTGTTCGCCACGCACAGCTCGGTGCTGGCGGGGGCGGTTGCGACTCGTACGCTGCGGCTGGGCGACGGCGTGCTTGGTGGCGGCGGGCTGGGCAGTGAGGCGTTAGGTGACGGCGAGCTGGACGGCGAGCTGGAGGGCGAGACGTCGGGCGGCGACGCGCGAGACGCGGGCGAGTGA
- a CDS encoding alpha/beta hydrolase — protein METLAPGMRRLGKILGRLPGASIANTTPEQLAKRSEAKTPELAASILMGTSPKGVAKHDRTASGVPVRVYTPKGSQPERQSGGPARAASPGHPVRPLIVYFHGGGFVFGDLRGGDWMCGTVARDLDAVVVSVDYRLAPKHPFPAAVDDCYATLLWAAEHAEELGADASKLGVMGDSAGANLATVAALMARDSGDVVVSHQALLYPSVGAGDTESRRQNADGYILTGADMMKFGELYGGPYDDWRVSPIVAPSLAGLPSTLIEVGGHDPLHDDGVLYAQALEKAGVEVELIEYEAMPHGFLSFPRFARDARAGMAAVVVSQRRALS, from the coding sequence ATGGAAACTCTCGCCCCCGGTATGCGTCGACTCGGCAAGATTCTCGGGCGGCTGCCCGGGGCCTCGATCGCCAACACGACTCCCGAGCAGCTGGCGAAACGGAGCGAGGCGAAGACGCCCGAGCTCGCGGCGTCTATCTTGATGGGCACGTCGCCGAAGGGCGTCGCGAAGCATGACCGCACGGCATCCGGCGTTCCCGTAAGGGTCTACACGCCGAAAGGCTCCCAGCCGGAGCGGCAATCGGGTGGGCCGGCGCGGGCGGCCAGCCCGGGGCATCCGGTTCGGCCGCTCATTGTGTACTTTCACGGCGGCGGCTTCGTGTTCGGCGATCTTCGCGGGGGCGACTGGATGTGCGGCACCGTGGCGAGGGACCTCGACGCCGTGGTCGTGTCGGTCGACTACAGGCTGGCGCCGAAGCATCCGTTTCCGGCGGCCGTCGACGACTGCTACGCGACGCTGCTCTGGGCTGCTGAGCACGCCGAGGAGCTGGGGGCGGATGCCTCGAAGCTCGGGGTGATGGGCGACAGCGCGGGCGCGAACCTGGCGACCGTCGCCGCGCTGATGGCTCGGGACAGTGGCGACGTGGTTGTCTCGCACCAGGCGCTGCTGTATCCGTCGGTGGGGGCGGGCGACACGGAATCGCGTCGGCAGAATGCGGACGGCTACATTCTGACCGGCGCAGACATGATGAAGTTCGGCGAGCTGTATGGCGGGCCGTATGACGACTGGCGCGTGTCGCCGATCGTGGCTCCGTCGCTCGCGGGGCTTCCGTCGACGCTGATCGAGGTGGGCGGGCATGATCCGCTGCACGACGACGGGGTGCTCTACGCGCAGGCGCTCGAGAAGGCGGGGGTCGAGGTGGAGCTGATCGAGTATGAGGCGATGCCCCACGGGTTCCTGAGTTTTCCGCGGTTCGCTCGGGATGCTCGGGCTGGGATGGCGGCGGTTGTGGTGTCGCAGCGGCGGGCGCTTTCGTAG
- a CDS encoding DNA cytosine methyltransferase, with amino-acid sequence MFDDKNNLNAVEICAGAGGQAIGLHHAGFSHSLAVELDSHAAQTLRDNTNWQVAEGDVADQAVWNPADYKGIDLLAGGVPCPPFSMAGKQLGSSDERDLFAWAVEQVDVVRPRALLLENVRGLASNRFSAYRQRVLDRLSEFGYVADWRILHSADYGVPQLRPRFVLIAMSPEDAVYFNWPEPQRSTTTVGTLLRDLMAENGWPHAEEWADLAAGIGPTLVGGSKKHGGADLGPSRAKLAWSKLAVDGRGVADSAPGPDAPHPSVLPPKLTIPMVARLQGWTDVHAWKFAGRKTAQYRQIGNAFPPPVAEALGRQIKAALLHEGLAHDLPELASDLHDPIYRTLSNANGFVSMEKLQAALVELSQASVEKRLAVLARDFDVEIKTSVNGTSYRLGEFKGFTGQADHDRHLYMSKHKSRIS; translated from the coding sequence ATGTTCGACGACAAAAATAACCTGAATGCCGTGGAAATTTGCGCGGGCGCAGGTGGCCAGGCCATCGGTCTGCACCACGCCGGATTCAGCCATTCTCTTGCCGTCGAGCTGGACTCTCACGCGGCCCAAACGCTCCGAGACAACACGAACTGGCAAGTGGCCGAAGGCGACGTGGCCGACCAGGCCGTATGGAACCCAGCGGACTACAAAGGCATTGACCTCCTCGCTGGAGGAGTTCCCTGCCCTCCGTTCTCGATGGCAGGCAAGCAACTTGGCTCCTCGGATGAGCGCGACCTGTTTGCATGGGCCGTGGAACAAGTCGATGTGGTCCGCCCACGAGCTTTGCTTCTCGAGAATGTCCGGGGTCTGGCGTCAAACAGATTCTCCGCATATCGGCAGAGGGTCTTGGACCGACTTTCCGAATTCGGCTACGTTGCCGATTGGCGGATACTCCACTCAGCAGACTATGGCGTACCCCAACTTCGACCGCGGTTCGTACTCATTGCGATGAGTCCCGAAGATGCGGTTTACTTCAATTGGCCCGAGCCTCAACGCTCAACAACGACCGTTGGGACCCTCCTCAGAGACCTTATGGCGGAGAACGGTTGGCCTCACGCCGAGGAATGGGCCGATTTGGCCGCTGGCATCGGACCGACGCTGGTCGGCGGGAGCAAGAAGCATGGGGGCGCCGACCTCGGACCGAGCCGAGCCAAGCTCGCCTGGTCGAAGCTGGCGGTTGATGGGCGAGGAGTCGCGGACAGCGCGCCGGGACCCGATGCCCCCCATCCCAGCGTGCTGCCGCCCAAGCTGACCATTCCGATGGTGGCGCGGTTGCAAGGCTGGACGGATGTGCACGCCTGGAAGTTTGCAGGTCGAAAGACCGCCCAATACCGCCAGATTGGCAACGCATTTCCGCCGCCGGTCGCTGAAGCCCTTGGCCGCCAGATAAAGGCAGCCCTCCTCCACGAAGGCTTGGCTCACGACCTACCCGAGCTAGCGTCTGACTTGCACGACCCCATTTATAGAACATTGTCGAACGCCAATGGATTCGTTTCCATGGAGAAACTTCAAGCTGCTTTGGTAGAACTAAGCCAGGCGTCCGTAGAGAAACGACTGGCCGTCCTAGCACGCGACTTTGACGTGGAAATCAAGACAAGTGTCAACGGGACCTCCTACAGACTCGGGGAATTTAAGGGATTCACCGGTCAGGCGGACCATGACCGCCACTTGTACATGTCGAAACATAAAAGCCGAATCAGCTAG
- a CDS encoding HNH endonuclease, with translation MNELDLEYPPEAFSPDGSTLWWELEVWPGQPNRRYGAERKIAAWLAFNVEVGETFSMRDLRSAIGAGVPNDDEHLNRRLRRLRADGWDIPTTKDDASIGAGMYRLDALGWHPGAGERPPADSISDGDRRRVLERDGRRCVVCGIGAGEPYPNEPYTSAALTVGHRIPRALGGDSKDINNLQAECARCNEPVRHSLRSPETIDQLRPDVVNLSREDARKLLSWSVAGHRSRDRVDQIFDRVRQLSVAERMILVELLRSKSGTNR, from the coding sequence ATGAATGAACTCGATTTGGAGTACCCGCCCGAGGCATTCTCCCCAGATGGGTCCACCCTTTGGTGGGAACTAGAGGTATGGCCTGGTCAACCGAATCGTCGTTACGGAGCTGAACGAAAGATTGCAGCTTGGCTTGCGTTCAACGTCGAAGTTGGGGAGACATTCTCAATGCGAGACCTCCGCTCGGCTATAGGTGCAGGGGTGCCGAACGATGATGAGCATCTCAACCGACGTTTGCGTCGCCTGCGCGCGGACGGATGGGATATCCCTACCACGAAGGACGACGCTTCGATTGGGGCGGGAATGTATCGTCTCGATGCATTGGGTTGGCACCCGGGGGCTGGTGAACGTCCACCAGCGGATTCGATCTCGGATGGAGATCGACGGAGGGTACTAGAACGCGATGGCAGACGGTGTGTGGTCTGCGGTATCGGTGCCGGAGAGCCGTATCCAAATGAGCCCTACACCTCTGCGGCATTGACGGTTGGCCATCGAATTCCCCGAGCTCTTGGCGGCGACAGTAAGGACATCAACAACCTCCAAGCCGAGTGCGCGAGATGCAATGAGCCCGTACGTCACTCCCTCCGATCACCAGAGACCATCGATCAACTGCGACCAGATGTTGTCAATCTGAGTCGGGAGGACGCAAGAAAACTTCTTTCTTGGTCGGTTGCTGGACATCGAAGCCGAGATCGGGTGGATCAAATCTTTGATCGCGTACGTCAATTGTCTGTTGCAGAAAGAATGATTTTAGTAGAGCTGCTCCGCTCGAAGAGCGGGACCAATCGCTAG
- a CDS encoding DUF262 domain-containing protein, which translates to MANAGVSDTNLNDDDSSNAVDLYRDPSDPEAAQWLDEASQEDEDIEIGEFDIVSSPNDWNFTTIVNFIDSGAMKIPAFQRNYVWDRKRASKLIESLLIGLPVPQVFLYEEGRNDFLVIDGQQRLMTLYFFAKGRFPKPKTRGELRPSLGSGQLSEDLLENNELFEPFKLALPKKLNGEANKFHGLTYKGLRDDKISLDLRTIRNIVVKQTSPAGNAAVFEIFSRLNTGGMNLSPQEIRGSLFHSKLFNQILELNLDPAWRRLVGQPSPDTRMRDTEFLFRGLALAHRLDEFRGSMASFVNTFCQSATKFSDAKAGELVGELRSFINTFADSQTDLFQRGTGSKFSGVLFESFFAGWVREGSPTLDAGLIADQITVVKNGSDFSNTLQEGSTKPVNIRARVTLAQTSIGTIEH; encoded by the coding sequence ATGGCCAATGCCGGTGTAAGTGACACGAACCTCAATGACGATGACAGCTCTAACGCAGTCGACCTATATCGAGACCCAAGCGACCCTGAAGCGGCCCAATGGTTGGATGAGGCATCTCAAGAGGATGAAGACATTGAGATTGGCGAATTCGACATAGTCTCGTCGCCGAACGATTGGAACTTTACGACGATAGTCAATTTCATCGACTCGGGCGCTATGAAAATACCGGCCTTTCAGCGCAACTACGTCTGGGATCGCAAGCGCGCGTCGAAGCTCATCGAGTCACTCTTGATCGGGCTTCCCGTGCCTCAAGTTTTCCTATATGAGGAAGGGCGAAACGACTTTCTGGTTATAGACGGTCAACAGCGCCTCATGACTCTCTACTTTTTTGCAAAGGGACGCTTCCCTAAGCCGAAAACTCGAGGAGAGCTCCGACCCAGCCTTGGGAGCGGACAACTGAGCGAGGACTTGCTCGAGAACAACGAGCTTTTCGAACCCTTCAAACTGGCACTACCGAAAAAGCTGAACGGTGAAGCCAATAAATTTCATGGGCTGACGTATAAGGGACTTCGCGACGATAAGATCAGCCTGGATCTTCGCACCATCCGAAATATTGTCGTCAAACAGACGAGCCCGGCGGGGAACGCAGCAGTCTTTGAAATCTTCAGTCGCCTTAACACTGGCGGAATGAACTTGTCACCCCAAGAAATTCGCGGAAGCTTGTTTCACTCCAAACTGTTCAACCAAATTCTAGAATTGAATCTCGATCCAGCATGGAGAAGGCTCGTGGGACAGCCCAGCCCTGATACCCGCATGCGCGACACCGAGTTCCTGTTCCGAGGCTTAGCCCTCGCTCACAGGCTCGACGAATTCAGAGGCTCGATGGCCAGCTTCGTTAACACGTTTTGCCAGAGCGCCACGAAATTTAGCGACGCGAAGGCCGGCGAGCTCGTCGGAGAGCTCCGTTCGTTCATCAACACGTTTGCAGATTCACAGACGGACCTTTTTCAGCGCGGCACAGGCAGCAAGTTTAGTGGCGTCCTTTTCGAGAGTTTCTTTGCCGGCTGGGTGCGCGAAGGATCACCGACCTTGGACGCAGGTCTGATCGCCGATCAGATCACTGTCGTAAAAAATGGGTCAGACTTCTCGAACACATTGCAGGAGGGATCCACAAAACCCGTCAACATAAGGGCAAGGGTCACTTTGGCCCAAACGTCGATTGGGACCATAGAGCATTGA
- a CDS encoding HEPN domain-containing protein — protein MSDLVQVRSAWSGPVESLFEDYEGLVDDLDGASPSGLTALNRSYHKHLLVAAASSLEEVVKELVPTIFASHGNHQMAAFVAKRVMARNYAQLFEWKSQTAQGFFTSFGETCANNFRRALKSDELLKIQHDAFMYLGHLRNEVVHNDYAVFSIDLTPEEIIYLYRDGLAFTGRFEALIFEDIETDTSI, from the coding sequence TTGAGCGATCTGGTCCAGGTGCGTTCGGCCTGGAGCGGCCCTGTCGAGAGTCTCTTCGAGGACTATGAGGGACTTGTCGATGATCTCGATGGAGCAAGCCCCTCCGGACTAACTGCGCTGAACCGTAGTTACCACAAGCATCTACTTGTGGCGGCAGCGAGCAGTCTGGAAGAGGTCGTCAAAGAACTGGTACCTACGATTTTTGCGAGTCATGGTAACCACCAAATGGCGGCTTTTGTTGCGAAGAGGGTGATGGCGCGAAACTACGCCCAACTGTTTGAGTGGAAGAGCCAAACTGCGCAGGGTTTCTTCACTAGTTTCGGTGAAACCTGCGCAAACAATTTTCGCAGGGCGCTCAAATCAGATGAGCTCCTCAAAATTCAACACGATGCCTTCATGTACTTAGGCCACCTTCGCAACGAGGTTGTTCATAACGATTACGCCGTCTTCAGCATTGATTTGACGCCCGAAGAAATTATTTATTTGTATCGAGATGGGCTTGCCTTTACAGGACGCTTTGAGGCCCTGATATTTGAAGATATTGAAACCGACACTTCTATCTAG
- a CDS encoding STAS-like domain-containing protein, with protein MGFSASSEPQNGGRLRIVSGRGAWCSDDSFPSATDLGRPVLGAESNHATTVDWQLNCANPVRIQDALGGPSIGSEFLEGIETPDGYHRIAVLELEEALGSRSKGTEVRNRLFNYINAGAEFVVLDFAGVGVISSSFADEVMGKLAVEMGELEFRRRIFVESASPTNRSLIERAISLRLLSGV; from the coding sequence ATGGGCTTTTCGGCCTCAAGCGAGCCTCAAAATGGAGGCCGTCTCCGAATTGTGTCGGGCCGTGGCGCTTGGTGCAGTGATGACTCCTTCCCCAGCGCTACGGACCTTGGACGACCGGTTCTCGGAGCGGAATCTAATCACGCGACCACGGTCGACTGGCAACTCAACTGCGCCAACCCGGTGCGAATCCAAGATGCGTTAGGAGGCCCGTCGATCGGCTCGGAGTTCCTTGAAGGAATTGAGACACCCGATGGGTATCACCGCATTGCAGTTCTAGAACTTGAAGAAGCTCTCGGTTCGAGGTCAAAGGGCACGGAGGTTCGAAATCGACTTTTCAATTACATAAATGCTGGGGCAGAGTTCGTGGTGCTGGACTTTGCCGGCGTTGGCGTCATTTCGTCGAGCTTTGCCGACGAGGTCATGGGCAAGTTAGCAGTCGAAATGGGGGAACTAGAATTTCGTCGGCGCATTTTTGTTGAGTCTGCGTCGCCGACCAACCGGAGCCTCATTGAGCGAGCCATTTCCCTTCGTCTGTTGTCAGGCGTATAA